The Pseudoalteromonas rubra region TCCCAAAGTAGGTGTGGTTGATTTACATACAGAGCTGGGGATTGGTGAACTCAGGTTGTTATTACCCAGCCTGATACAGCAAGATGGCCTGACTGCGGTCATTACACCCCCAGCACGATTGAATGCCGATGCATTACAGAGTACCGGAATGGATACCAGTAAACTCCTGGAGATCACACCCGGATCTCCACAAGAAGCGTTGTGGGCCGCTGAACAATGTTTGAAAAGCGGTGCCTGCAACAGTGTATTGCTATGGCATGGTGAGCTACAGGTACACCAGGTAAAACGTTTACAACTGGCGGCTAGCACGGGTGAAGCGTGCCTGTATTTACTGCGTCATGAATACCATTGCCAGGGGACGTTGCCGGTGTCTTTAAGCCTGGGTCTTAGTCCGCATGCGAGTGGCCTGAATATCACTATTAAAAAGCGCCGAGGTGGCTGGGCTCAGTCCCAGTTTGCATTGGATATGTCATCGCACTGGCCTGAACTGACCGAGCACTTCCATACCCAGTGCAAAGAAATTCCGGATACAGTGCGGCAGTATCGTACTGGCGGATAGTAACCATGACTTTGTGGTTGTATTTACATTTTCCTACTATTCAGCTCGATAAGCTGAAAATTGCAGCTCAGGCGCAAACACCGGATGCTCAACAGTCCGCTGAGGTATTCGCAGCATCATCCCGGCCTTGCATTGTGGTAGGGGGGCGAGATAACACTGTGATGCAACTAGATCAGGCTGCTATGCAGCTGGGGATTTCAGAAGGTATGGGGCTGGCCGGCGCGGCAGCCCGCAGTCGCGATCTGCTTGTGCACCCGTATGATGAAGCGGATGAAAGCCGGACTATGCGTGAAATTGCCCAGTGGCTGTATTTGATCACTGCCGATATCGCCTTATTTGCACCTCAGGGGCTTTTGTTAAAAGTCAGTGGTATGTTGGCTATGTATCGCGATTTATCTCACTATCTGGCTACGCTGCGCTCACACCTCGATACTCAGTCATTCACTTACCGGTATGCTTGCGGTTACTCCCCTGAAGCTGCCAGGCTGTTGGCACAGCATCATGGTGCGTTAGTGAGTGAGGACTCATCAATGCTTGAAAGTGCTTTGCATAATCTACCTCTGATGGCTTTATCACTGCCCTCAAAGCAGCTTGAACGGTTACGGCGGGTAGGGTTTAAAACCGTGGCCGACTTGTTTGCTTTGCCTCTAGTCGAGCTGGGTAAACGTTTTGATTGCGAGTTGGTGCAGTATGTGTCGAGGTTGCGAGGAAAAGTGCCTCACCCTGTGACTTTTTATCAACCGGAGCCGGCATTTGAACGTTATCTGCCCCTGCTATATGACATAGAAAACCTTGATTGGTTAAACAAGCCGTTACTTAATCTTTTGGTACAACAGGAGCAGTTTTTACGCTTACGTAACCGCCATGCCAGACAATTAACACTGACCCTGTATCAGCGCGATGCTGAACCGCAGGTACTGGAGATAGGTCGCGCAGAAGGCACAGATCGCGCTGATCTCTGGCTGATTTTATGTGATCTCAAGTTGAGCAATGTGACACTCAATGGCCCGGTACAGGCGATAGGATTGAAAGTGACCGAGATGAGTCAGCCTGATGAGCTGATGCCTGACTTATTTACTGAGCGGCGCGGCACCATGACACCAGCCGGGTTGGTTGCGTTATTACAGGCTAAGTTAGGAGAACAGGCAGTACAGGGACTGGCTGTGTGCGATGATCTGCGCCCTGAGCTGGCAAGCGGCTATTGTACGCCATTGAGTGCACCGGGGACGCCTTTGTTGGAGAGGTCTGGCAGGCTCTCTGCCACTGATTATCTTCGGCCCGTCTTTTTATTGCCGAGTACGCAGCCTTTGCAGCATAAAGTGACTGTCCATCTTGGGCCTGAGCGGATCTGTACCGGCTGGTGGGATGCACATGGGGTCGAGCGTGATTATTTTGTTGCTCAGGATGAGCAAGGGCGTTGGTTGTGGGTATTCAGAGATCGCCAGCAGCGGTGGTTTTGCCACGGAGTTTTCAGCTGATGGCCGCGCATAAATCTCCCATGTTCACACTGCCTGCTACGCGTGCAGAGAATGAACAATCAGATCGTCAGTGTACAGGGGAGCCACCAGGAGGGACTAAGCAGCCAGGCTATGCAGAACTGTTTTGTCAAACTAACTTCTCTTTTCTGCAGGGGGCATCCCGTCCGGAAGAATTGGTGAGGCAGGCGGATTTCCTTG contains the following coding sequences:
- the imuA gene encoding translesion DNA synthesis-associated protein ImuA, coding for MSNLIELLERQDLVWQGAGLAKRQQQQRAVTATGFAELDKHLQGGFPKVGVVDLHTELGIGELRLLLPSLIQQDGLTAVITPPARLNADALQSTGMDTSKLLEITPGSPQEALWAAEQCLKSGACNSVLLWHGELQVHQVKRLQLAASTGEACLYLLRHEYHCQGTLPVSLSLGLSPHASGLNITIKKRRGGWAQSQFALDMSSHWPELTEHFHTQCKEIPDTVRQYRTGG
- a CDS encoding Y-family DNA polymerase produces the protein MTLWLYLHFPTIQLDKLKIAAQAQTPDAQQSAEVFAASSRPCIVVGGRDNTVMQLDQAAMQLGISEGMGLAGAAARSRDLLVHPYDEADESRTMREIAQWLYLITADIALFAPQGLLLKVSGMLAMYRDLSHYLATLRSHLDTQSFTYRYACGYSPEAARLLAQHHGALVSEDSSMLESALHNLPLMALSLPSKQLERLRRVGFKTVADLFALPLVELGKRFDCELVQYVSRLRGKVPHPVTFYQPEPAFERYLPLLYDIENLDWLNKPLLNLLVQQEQFLRLRNRHARQLTLTLYQRDAEPQVLEIGRAEGTDRADLWLILCDLKLSNVTLNGPVQAIGLKVTEMSQPDELMPDLFTERRGTMTPAGLVALLQAKLGEQAVQGLAVCDDLRPELASGYCTPLSAPGTPLLERSGRLSATDYLRPVFLLPSTQPLQHKVTVHLGPERICTGWWDAHGVERDYFVAQDEQGRWLWVFRDRQQRWFCHGVFS